In the genome of Planococcus donghaensis, the window AATGACAAGCGGCAATGAAACGATTTTGCATATGGGAGATATTATGCCTACGCATGCCCACCAAAATCCTTTGTGGGTGTTAGCATTTGATGACTACCCAATGGATTCCATCTACGCGAAAGAAAAGTTGATGAAACAAGCGTTAGAAAGCGGTTATTATTTCAGCTTTTACCATGATGCGTATTACCGCATCTTAAAGTGGAGCGCAGACGGTAAAGAGATTGTTGAATCATTAGTTCGCAAAGAAAAGAAAGTATAAAAAAAGAGCCCTTGGGCTCTTTTTTTATACTTGTTTTACTTCGATTACTGCGCCTGTATACGCATCAGCTAAAAATTCGAATTGTTGAAGTTCGTCTTCTTTATGACGTGTGATGCCGCCTTTGTAAACTTCAGTTGTTAACGCATGTTGCTTATAAGGTTCCGTTTTCATGAAAATCCATGAACCGTCAATCGGGCCTTCTTCTTTAAATGCAGATTTTACTTCTTTTAAAACGTCATCAGCTGGATATAGTTTTTCTGAACGATTGTAAAGTTCTTTTACTAAATACGTTGCGGCGATTCCTGTAGCAAATCCAATAAGTAAATCACGATTTCTCACTAAAATCCCTCCTCTATTTACTGGATAAATTGTACCATAAATATTTTGAAGGACGAAATGATAGCATGAAAGTCAACATACTTTAAAAAAGAGAGTACTAAACTGGAAATTATCTGAATAAAGCTCTAAACTTAATAAAGGTAACTTATTTAGGGGGAACTTTAATATGAATTCTGAAACACGTGAAATGTTTAAAACTTTGACAGAACTGCCGGGAGCTCCAGGAAATGAGCATGCGGTTCGTAAATTTATGCGTCAAGAACTAGAAAAGTATTCAGATCGATTGATCCAAGACAATTTGGGAAGCGTTTTTGGTGTCAAAGATGGTCAAGAAGATGGACCGCGTATCATGGTAGCAGGACATATGGACGAAGTTGGATTTATGGTTACCCAAATTACAGATAATGGTATGTTGCGTTTTCAGCCTTTAGGCGGCTGGTGGAACCAAGTGATGTTGGCGACACGAGTAGACGTTATTACAAACGAAAAAACGATTCCAGGAGTTATTGGATCTATTCCTCCACATTTGTTGAGTGAAGAATTGAGAAGTAAACCCATGGAAATAAAAAATATGTTAATCGATATCGGAGCAGACAGCAAAGAAGATGCATTAGCGCTTGGGGTTCGTCCAGGTCAGCAAATTGTGCCTTTTAGTCCTTTTACACCAATGGCGAATGATAAAAAAATTATGGCAAAGGCTTGGGATAATCGTTACGGTTGTGGGTTGGCGATTGAGCTTTTAAAAGAACTGAAAGATGAACAGTTGCCAAACCAATTGTTTTCTGGAGCAACCGTAATGGAAGAAGTTGGGTTGCGTGGTGCACAAACTGCAGCTTCAATGATACAGCCAGATCTATTCTTTGCATTAGATGCAAGTCCAGCTAACGACGCAACGGGTGATAAAAACGAATTCGGACAGCTTGGTAAAGGAACTTTATTGCGCATATTAGACAAAAGCATGGTTACTCACAGAGGCATGCGTGAATTTATACTCGATACAGCTGAAACGCATGATATACCCTATCAGTACTTTATTTCACAAGGTGGAACAGATGCAGGTCGCGTACATACAACCAATGAAGGGATTCCGAGTTCCGTAATTGGAATTTGTTCTCGGTATATTCATACATCAGCATCTATCATTCATACAGAAGATTATGCAGCAGCGAAAGAATTACTGACAAAGTTAGTGAAAGCAACTGACCGCACGACTCTAGAGACTATTAAACAAAATGTGTGAAAAAGTGCCTACGGGCTCTTTTTTTTGAAAGGAATAACGACAATGAAAAAAATTCGTGCAGCAATCGCATCTAAAAACCCTGCAAAAATTAATGCCGTATCAAATGTGCTCAAAAATATAGAATGGGCAGTTGACTTATCGGCAATAGATGCGGATTCAGAAGTGTCCGCACAGCCATTTTCACAACAAGAAACCCGTCAAGGTGCTATGAATCGAGCAAAAAATGCCTTAGGAGAATATGATTTTGCGATCGGATTAGAAGGCGGCGTATATGAAATGGAAGGGATGTTGTACTTGTGCAACTGGGGTGCATTGGCCACTCAGGATGGACATATATTTACCGCTGCTGG includes:
- a CDS encoding PepSY domain-containing protein — encoded protein: MRNRDLLIGFATGIAATYLVKELYNRSEKLYPADDVLKEVKSAFKEEGPIDGSWIFMKTEPYKQHALTTEVYKGGITRHKEDELQQFEFLADAYTGAVIEVKQV
- a CDS encoding M42 family metallopeptidase; translated protein: MNSETREMFKTLTELPGAPGNEHAVRKFMRQELEKYSDRLIQDNLGSVFGVKDGQEDGPRIMVAGHMDEVGFMVTQITDNGMLRFQPLGGWWNQVMLATRVDVITNEKTIPGVIGSIPPHLLSEELRSKPMEIKNMLIDIGADSKEDALALGVRPGQQIVPFSPFTPMANDKKIMAKAWDNRYGCGLAIELLKELKDEQLPNQLFSGATVMEEVGLRGAQTAASMIQPDLFFALDASPANDATGDKNEFGQLGKGTLLRILDKSMVTHRGMREFILDTAETHDIPYQYFISQGGTDAGRVHTTNEGIPSSVIGICSRYIHTSASIIHTEDYAAAKELLTKLVKATDRTTLETIKQNV
- a CDS encoding DUF84 family protein, whose product is MKKIRAAIASKNPAKINAVSNVLKNIEWAVDLSAIDADSEVSAQPFSQQETRQGAMNRAKNALGEYDFAIGLEGGVYEMEGMLYLCNWGALATQDGHIFTAAGAQIPLPEEIADGLRKGIELGPIMDEYANESGIRQHKGAVGILTNGLVNRGEMFGHVVKLLMGQYQRHSD